A single Fusarium oxysporum Fo47 chromosome IV, complete sequence DNA region contains:
- a CDS encoding kinase-like domain-containing protein has translation MFSSAFKSISATNITGNYSISSAPTSTAGPWKIFDAKKKSTGKPYSVFVFDRKSLDSHGSSLGRSGAASFKKTVEEVVERLKKEASSLAKLRHPNILELVEPVEETRGGGLQFVTESVTASLSSLLQEKDEQERAGGPGGRSSRYVTEDADGTKRRRELEIDELEIQKGLLQVSKALEFLHENAGIVHGNLTPDAVLINAKSDWKISGLAFASPPEGSDKPTSIQGINLYEVLNMDPRLPKAVQLNLDYSSPDFVVDNNLNSSADMFSLGLMSVALYNSPHRSPLECHGSLSTYKRLFSSSSSVPSASNNYLSSRPLPRELSHDVLPRLITRRPAQRMTAREFQQSEYFDNILVSTIRFLDSFPAKTANEKASFMRGLNKVLPSFPKSVMEKKILPALIEELKDRDLLSLILQNVFKILDLLPSAKRAFSEKVRPALREIFVVNAKQTQEKDPARDAGLMVVLEHISSISSNCSGKEFKDDMLPVIMAAIECPTHSIVDAALRSLPVVLPVLDFSTIKNELFPVIAAVFSKTNSLAIKVRGLRAFVILCGGTNDNGEDDGLNGLENKKTSSSSALDKYTMQEKIVPLIRVIKTKEPAVMMAALNVLRVVGSVADAEFVAMEILPILWSMSLGPLLNLKQFQGFMELIKSLSRRVEDEQTRKLQELGGPSNGAAAPSEDFMAFGGVTGTTFDQNNGATEDDFENLVKGRMGSPRSSTATPSWDDPAKSKSSTPAPTFSWSTPPPPTNNPALKPPAQKAPSFRTVTPDLGRFEALTPSSTQFSQPLQPTPSQPFQPPTQLQQQPLAPQQPLTASTSGSSINWSAAAKATPSPWGSSSGFGTSASTGNMGSSMANMSLNSTSRQPSFTLPPPPGNTSTTPSSFTMSPPPTNWSGMSSMSNATQNTTQNNTGQKSGLDKYESLI, from the exons ATGTTCTCCTCGGCCTTTAAGTCCATCTCTGCCACCAACATCACAGGCAACTActccatctcttcagcaCCGACTTCGACGGCTGGTCCTTGGAAGATATTCGatgcgaagaagaagtctaCCGGCAAGCCATACagtgtctttgtctttgaccGGAAATCATTAGACAGCCATGGCAGCTCGTTGGGCCGCTCTGGTGCGGCCTCGTTCAAGAAGACGGTTGAGGAAGTTGTCGAGCGATTAAAGAAGGAAGCGTCGAGTCTTGCGAAGCTCAGGCATCCCAACATTCTCGAGTTAGTGGAGCCGGTGGAGGAGACAAGAGGTGGAGGTTTACAGTTCGTGACAGAGTCTGTTACAGCTTCGCTGTCCAGTCTACTGCAGGAGAAAGACGAACAGGAACGAGCTGGAGGCCCCGGTGGAAGATCGAGTCGATACGTGACGGAGGATGCAGATGGGACAAAGAGACGAAGAGAGCTCGAgattgatgagttggagatTCAAAAGGGACTGCTCCAAGTCAGCAAAGCTCTCGAGTTCTTACATGAGAATGCTGGTATCGTCCATGGCAACCTTACTCCAGACGCAGTTCTCATCAACGCAAAG TCCGATTGGAAGATTAGTGGACTAGCATTTGCTAGCCCCCCTGAGGGGTCTGACAAACCAACATCTATCCAAGGAATCAACTTGTATGAAGTCCTCAATATGGACCCCCGACTACCAAAGGCAGTGCAACTCAACCTCGATTATTCTTCACCCGACTTTGTCGTCGATAACAACCTCAACTCTTCTGCAGACATGTTCTCCCTTGGACTCATGTCAGTCGCCCTATACAACTCACCCCACAGGTCTCCTCTAGAATGCCACGGCAGTTTGTCTACATACAAGCGACtattttcttcatcttccagcGTTCCATCTGCCAGTAATAACTATCTTTCATCACGGCCCCTTCCTAGAGAACTTTCGCATGATGTTCTGCCTCGACTCATCACAAGACGGCCTGCTCAGCGAATGACGGCGCGCGAGTTTCAGCAGAGCGAGTATTTCGATAACATTCTTGTGTCGACGATTCGATTCCTTGATTCATTCCCCGCCAAGACTGCAAATGAAAAGGCTTCTTTTATGCGGGGGCTTAACAAGGTGTTGCCCTCGTTCCCCAAGTCtgtgatggagaagaagattctACCGGCATTGATAGAGGAGCTCAAAGATCGAGATCTTCTTTCACTCATTTTGCAAAACGtcttcaagatcctcgatCTTCTACCATCTGCCAAGAGGGCGTTCAGTGAGAAGGTCCGTCCAGCATTGAGAGAAATCTTTGTGGTCAACGCCAAGCAGACACAAGAGAAAGATCCAGCCAGGGACGCTGGTCTTATggttgttcttgagcatATCTCATCCATTTCCAGCAACTGCTCTGGGAAGGAATTCAAAGACG ACATGCTCCCGGTCATAATGGCAGCAATTGAGTGCCCAACACACTCGATTGTTGATGCTGCTCTTCGCAGTCTGCCTGTCGTACTACCGGTGCTCGATTTTAGCACGATAAAGAATGAACTGTTCCCGGTCATTGCCGCTGTTTTCAGTAAGACGAACAGTCTTGCTATTAAAGTCCGCGGACTGCGAGCCTTTGTAATACTTTGTGGCGGAACAAACGACAACGGCGAAGACGACGGGCTCAATGGCTTGGAAAACAAGAAGACGTCGTCTTCAAGTGCCTTGGACAAATACACTATGCAGGAAAAGATTGTCCCACTCATCAGAGTGATCAAGACGAAGGAACCCGCCGTTATGATGGCAGCCCTGAACGTACTACGGGTCGTGGGCTCAGTAGCTGATGCTGAATTTGTAGCGATGGAAATCCTGCCCATTCTCTGGAGCATGAGTTTAGGTCCACTGCTCAACTTGAAGCAGTTCCAGGGTTTCATGGAGCTTATCAAGAGTTTGTCTCGAAGAGTTGAGGATGAGCAGACAAGAAAACTTCAAGAACTTGGCGGCCCTTCCAACGGCGCTGCTGCTCCTAGCGAAGATTTTATGGCATTTGGTGGTGTTACCGGTACAACCTTTGACCAGAACAATGGAGCTACAGAAGACGATTTCGAGAATCTCGTCAAGGGACGCATGGGTAGTCCTAGGTCGAGCACAGCAACCCCCAGTTGGGACGACCCAGCCAAGTCGAAATCGAGTACGCCCGCGCCTACATTCTCATGGTCGACACCTCCTCCACCTACGAATAACCCTGCATTAAAACCTCCAGCTCAAAAGGCTCCGTCCTTCAGAACCGTAACACCGGATCTCGGCCGTTTCGAGGCTCTCACACCGTCATCTACTCAGTTCAGTCAACCACTACAGCCCACACCGAGCCAACCCTTCCAACCTCcaactcaacttcaacaacaaccgcTGGCTCCACAGCAACCTTTGACTGCTTCGACATCCGGGTCATCTATCAACTGgtctgctgctgccaaggctACACCAAGCCCATGGGGAAGCTCCTCTGGGTTCGGTACTAGTGCGTCTACCGGCAACATGGGCTCCTCGATGGCAAACATGTCTCTCAACTCAACATCACGGCAACCGTCGTTTACActtccaccaccaccaggcAACACATCTACTACGCCGTCTTCGTTCACAATGTCCCCACCGCCAACAAACTGGAGTGGCATGAGTTCGATGAGTAACGCAACGCAGAACACAACGCAGAACAACACGGGGCAAAAGTCGGGATTGGATAAATATGAGAGTCTGATTTAG
- a CDS encoding DNA replication factor Dna2-domain-containing protein, translating into MPLEKSYSDQVGRTKRSPWQRSRSNPVQQTPRPRALQPVSEVTKNKLNKFQYHPANGESVTESTENEQNVSNNRTKDDTTTTPATRLTWQELLEPAGGTEDDTTTSPNDRLLWDNRQDTLYMPALSPMLNRKGRKRARSSSPVSSPVADKSNTPSVNVKKLAQALKSPHADPTLELWDRYSLNGTDNAGSPLGLANPALAQLMVSSSPRPSKPTVGESNLRRAISCGLNWPKRRRVERSTSGSRLSTEMEEMEASKSSMVNALLDTVTSSINGPSEEPREEPQDAPESPSPKKRRIYTTSKPASSDYGDDDFDEFDDDTIMQLEASINTTQLETNPQPEVAVAENNTLCEIDDETPEKFDGKLDEFDDLDDDFFDEAEDLITADSQQVSQAPATTKLDDLDDEFGDAFGGDFDFEAVELAATQAAQNCSGDSRKPRTIQRYLVTNVLEGEGQCIIDDGQNLLILHPDQLISATVVADSFGCMRRAVLQDRVKATSPPTPPLIYGTMLHEIFQEALLANKWDLPFLCAVIDRITEKHVEDLYTIRVGIPSAREHLQSKMTELSYWAGAFVSSRPKEDAVVEDRNGKKANMAVTKLLDVEEHVWSPMYGLKGNIDATVEVAMQDGNDIRTLTVPFEVKTGKHANSNHMAQTALYTLLLSDRYDIEIAYGILYYMETSKTMRIPAIRHELRHMIMQRNQLACYVRERSVQLPPMLKSKHMCGKCYAKTSCFIYHRLADDGDGDSSGMNEKFDELVKHLTPHHQQFFIKWENLLTKEEKESQKTKRELWTMTSAEREKKSRCFADVIIEEGSASVDTDNPRINRYHYTFVKRDQVSGFSFLESELSVGEPIVVSDEEGHFALAIGYVTAVKRQRISVAVDRRLHNARIRQPGFDERDNQIFASIMDVAHEGATQDEATGKIKEAPIRYRLDQDEFSNGMATVRNNLVQMMADDIVGARQIRRLIVDLEAPRFKAAPTQYIVSDRDSLNVDQHRAIEKVMSAQDYALVLGMPGTGKTTTIAHIIRALTSQGKSVLLTSHTHTAVDNILLKLKADRIPILRLGAPAKVHPDVQDFAILAGHPMKSFDEIKNAWHGTPILPPVVKNEEAREGGLDVSLFKLLSDTHPQSVVNLEHQYRMCEDIMALSNTLIYDGRLRCGTEQLRRRKLEVPRMEALMQRHYDASTINAATPRSFCAAPGPNRCWLYDLLDSEARVRFVNTDTIQPPVREEAQGKRIVNSAEVRIVSQLVDSLLTVGVPDSEIGVMTHYRAQLFMLKDKLKMFSGVEMHTTDRFQGRDKEVIVLSLVRSNEACNIGDLLKDWRRINVAFTRAKTKLLVVGSKSTLKGSGSDSMLSRFISLMEDRNWIYEMPANALENHYFEDFGTQITATGPTQRIKSPRKKCSGKENRKRSPKMARISDKALLKGKLITRDILNEMTNGAYV; encoded by the exons ATGCCTCTAGAAAAATCCTACTCGGATCAAGTTGGTCGAACTAAG CGCTCGCCATGGCAGCGATCGAGGAGCAACCCCGTTCAGCAAACACCAAGGCCTCGAGCACTCCAGCCTGTGTCCGAGGtgaccaagaacaagctcaatAAGTTTCAGTATCACCCCGCGAATGGCGAATCAGTCACAGAGAGCACAGAAAACGAACAGAATGTATCAAACAACCGAACCAAGGACGATACAACGACTACGCCCGCTACTCGATTGACCTGGCAAGAGCTGCTCGAACCTGCAGGTGGTACCGAAGATGACACAACTACATCGCCAAATGACCGGCTCCTCTGGGACAACAGACAGGATACGTTGTACATGCCAGCATTGTCTCCCATGTTGAACCGCAAAGGAAGAAAGCGTGCTAGGAGCTCATCGCCTGTTTCATCTCCGGTAGCGGACAAGTCCAACACACCCTCGGTgaacgtcaagaagctggcgcAAGCCCTCAAGTCACCACACGCGGATCCAACACTGGAATTATGGGACCGATACTCGCTAAACGGAACCGACAATGCAGGTAGTCCTCTAGGACTTGCAAACCCTGCACTTGCACAGCTGATGGTATCGTCTTCGCCACGGCCATCGAAACCAACGGTTGGCGAATCCAATCTCAGACGAGCAATAAGTTGCGGCTTGAATTGGCCCAAAAGGAGAAGGGTTGAAAGATCGACGTCAGGTAGTCGCCTGAGTAccgagatggaagagatggaggcgTCCAAGTCTTCAATGGTAAATGCACTGCTCGATACGGTGACCAGTAGCATCAACGGGCCAAGTGAGGAGCCCCGCGAGGAGCCTCAAGATGCTCCagaatctccttctcctaAGAAGAGGCGGATATATACCACTAGCA AACCTGCTTCCTCGGACTatggtgatgatgactttgacgaATTTGACGACGACACAATAATGCAACTTGAAGCTAGCATCAACACTACTCAATTGGAAACGAATCCGCAACCAGAGGTAGCAGTAGCTGAAAATAACACACTGTGCGAGATCGATGACGAGACACCGGAGAAGTTTGACGGCAAGCTGGATGAATTTGACGACTTGGACGATGACTTCTTCGACGAGGCAGAAGATCTCATTACTGCGGACTCTCAACAGGTATCACAGgctccagcaacaacaaaacTCGACgacttggatgatgaatTTGGAGACGCATTTGGCGGAGACTTTGATTTTGAAGCCGTGGAATTGGCAGCAACACAAGCAGCCCAGAACTGCTCCGGAGAC AGCCGGAAACCAAGAACAATCCAACGATACCTGGTGACGAATGTCTTGGAGGGCGA AGGTCAATGTATCATCGACGATGGCCAAAATCTTCTTATTCTACACCCTGATCAACTCATATCCGCAACTGTAGTGGCTGACTCGTTCGGTTGCATGCGCCGTGCTGTGCTGCAAGATCGTGTCAAGGCCACCagtccaccaacaccacccCTTATCTATGGAACAATGCTACACGAAATTTTCCAAGAGGCCCTTCTTGCTAATAAGTGGGATCTCCCTTTTTTATGCGCCGTCATCGACCGAATAACGGAAAAGCATGTTGAAGACCTTTATACTATCAGAGTTGGCATACCGTCAGCTCGAGAGCATCTACAATCGAAAATGACCGAATTGAGTTACTGGGCTGGCGCTTTCGTATCTTCCCGCCCAAAGGAGGATGCGGTAGTTGAAGACCGAAACgggaagaaggccaacaTGGCCGTTACCAAGCTCttggatgttgaggaacACGTGTGGTCCCCAATGTACGGACTCAAGGGCAACATCGACGCAACCGTTGAAGTTGCAATGCAAGATGGAAATGATATTCGGACTTTGACTGTGCCGTTTGAGGTCAAGACGGGTAAACATGCAAACAGTAACCATATGGCTCAAACAGCACTCTATACTTTGCTCTTATCGGACCGCTACGACATTGAGATTGCATATGGAATCCTCTACTATATGGAAACATCCAAGACGATGCGTATTCCCGCAATCCGACACGAGCTTCGACATATGATCATGCAAAGAAACCAACTAGCATGCTACGTTCGAGAAAGAAGCGTCCAGTTGCCACCAATGCTCAAGAGCAAGCACATGTGTGGAAAATGCTACGCCAAGACATCATGTTTTATCTATCATCGACTCGCGGACGACGGAGATGGGGACTCGAGTGGTATGAACGAGAAATTTGATGAGCTCGTCAAGCATTTAAcccctcatcaccaacaattCTTCATCAAGTGGGAGAATTTActgaccaaagaagagaaggagagccAAAAAACCAAGAGAGAGTTATGGACAATGACTAGTGCTGAACGAGAAAAGAAATCTCGATGCTTTGCAGATGTCATCATCGAAGAAGGTTCAGCTTCAGTCGACACGGACAACCCTAGGATCAATCGATACCACTACACCTTTGTCAAGCGAGATCAAGTTTCAGGATTCTCATTCCTGGAGTCTGAGTTGTCAGTCGGAGAGCCAATTGTGGTCTCTGACGAGGAGGGCCATTTCGCCTTGGCCATAGGCTACGTTACAGCGGTCAAGAGGCAACGAATAAGTGTTGCAGTCGATAGGCGACTCCATAATGCACGCATTCGACAACCTGGGTTTGATGAGAGGGACAACCAGATTTTTGCTAGCATTATGGACGTTGCCCATGAGGGCGCGACCCAGGATGAGGCAACGGGCAAAATTAAAGAGGCCCCTATTCGCTATCGGCTCGACCAAGATGAATTCAGCAATGGAATGGCGACTGTTCGCAACAACCTCGTGCAGATGATGGCAGACGATATCGTGGGAGCGCGGCAAATTCGACGACTGATTGTCGATTTAGAAGCACCCAGATTTAAGGCTGCACCAACTCAGTACATCGTATCGGATCGAGATAGCCTCAATGTTGATCAACATCGAGCCATTGAAAAAGTCATGAGTGCTCAAGACTACGCACTTGTTCTTGGAATGCCCGGTACTGGAAAAACAACAACCATTGCTCATATCATCCGCGCTTTGACATCCCAGGGGAAGAGTGTGCTTCTGACCTCGCATACACATACTGCTGTGGACAACATTCTGCTGAAACTCAAGGCTGACAGGATACCTATCCTTCGTCTGGGCGCCCCTGCTAAAGTACACCCCGACGTCCAGGATTTCGCTATTCTTGCAGGCCACCCAATGAAGTCGTTCGATGAGATCAAAAATGCATGGCACGGGACACCAATC CTTCCGCCCGTGGTCAAGAACGAAGAAGCACGCGAAGGCGGTCTCGATGTCAGCCTGTTCAAACTCTTGTCCGACACTCACCCCCAATCGGTCGTCAACTTGGAACATCAATACCGCATGTGTGAGGATATCATGGCTCTGAGCAACACTCTCATCTATGATGGAAGGCTTCGGTGCGGTACAGAGCAGCTTCGAAGGCGGAAACTTGAAGTTCCACGAATGGAGGCTCTCATGCAGCGACATTATGACGCATCAACCATCAATGCAGCAACTCCCCGGTCGTTCTGCGCTGCCCCTGGTCCGAATCGATGCTGGCTATATGACCTTCTCGATAGCGAGGCACGCGTGCGTTTCGTTAACACTGACACAATCCAACCTCCTGTTCGtgaagaagcccaaggcaAACGAATCGTCAACTCGGCTGAAGTCCGCATCGTTTCTCAGCTCGTTGACAGCCTTTTGACAGTTGGAGTTCCAGACTCTGAAATTGGTGTGATGACACACTACCGAGCACAGCTATTTATGCTCaaagacaagctcaagatgttCTCTGGAGTAGAGATGCACACAACCGATCGTTTCCAGGGACGAGATAAGGAGGTGATTGTCCTCAGTCTCGTGCGAAGCAATGAAGCGTGTAACATTGGAGACCTGTTGAAGGATTGGAGACGAATCAATGTTGCTTTCACACGAGCCAAAACAAAGCTCCTCGTTGTTGGGAGCAAATCGACACTCAAGGGCAGCGGCAGCGACAGTATGCTAAGCCGATTCATATCTTTGATGGAGGACCGGAATTGGATCTACGAAATGCCCGCCAATGCGCTTGAGAACCATTATTTTGAGGACTTCGGTACACAGATCACAGCTACAGGCCCTACACAAAGGATTAAATCACCACGGAAGAAATGTTCTGGAAAGGAGAACCGCAAGCGTTCACCGAAAATGGCCAGGATTAGCGACAAGGCGTTATTAAAAGGAAAACTTATCACGAGGGACATCTTGAACGAAATGACCAACGGCGCATATGTTTGA
- a CDS encoding DHS-like NAD/FAD-binding domain-containing protein, with the protein MHTKKGNGRTVALSKRKAQPNALDKLGDNPTEDEIKTAEANVALAELEERVADVRESWETDSLFEDAFDELNADNTVAINDPKVCTPEEASRLRRELREYGPTVFCQRTVDAGHYTARKLLSAFGIRPPPFLEGQPDDAYFSLLSLAITRELSKRAKLLRHNTVDDAVDLITKSNNIILITGAGISTSLGIPDFRSKGTGLYSKLEHLGLSDPQEVFDIGVFRQDPTIFYSVAKDILPSTDRYTPTHKFIAMLHEKGKLLTNYSQNIDNLEVKAGVPKDKLIQCHGSFGTATCVQCGYKCPGEAIFPEIKADKIPRCPRCVQTLRTTGGAPKRKRSAGTEKKRRRWSADSSDESEYDIPSAGVMKPDITFFGEALPDEFSRRLTEHDRDKVDLVIVIGTSLKVTPVSEIVSWLPAHIPQIYVSRQAVNHINFDIDLLGDCDVVVSELCRRLRWPMVHDMVPKNQKVEVRTEPGYKSRHVFEEQKTKK; encoded by the exons ATGCACACGAAAAAAGGCAACGGGAGAACTGTTGCTCTCTCCAAGCGAAAGGCTCAACCAAATGCTCTCGACAAGTTGGGTGATAACCCAACAGAAGACGAGATCAAGACTGCAGAGGCCAACGTTGCACTCGCTGAACTTGAGGAGAGGGTTGCCGATGTTAGAGAATCGTGGGAGACAGACTCTTTGTTTGAAGATGCTTTCGATGAGTTGAACGCAGATAATACGGTGGCCATTAATG accCCAAAGTGTGCACACCTGAAGAAGCTAGCAGACTTCGTCGGGAGCTCCGAGAATATGGTCCAACAGTCTTTTGTCAACGCACCGTTGATGCTGGTCACTATACCGCCAGAAAGCTCCTCAGCGCCTTTGGCATCCGTCCTCCGCCCTTCCTGGAGGGTCAGCCTGATGATGCGTATTTCAGTTTATTGTCGCTCGCTATTACGCGTGAACTGTCAAAACGCGCCAAGCTTCTGCGTCACAACACGGTTGATGATGCCGTTGACCTGATCACTAAGAGCAATAACATCATTCTCATCACTGGTGCTGGTATCTCTACATCGCTGGGCATTCCCGATTTCCGTTCCAAGGGAACTGGTCTGTACTCCAAGTTGGAGCACCTTGGTCTTAGTGACCCCCAAGAGGTTTTCGACATTGGTGTCTTCCGACAAGATCCCACCATTTTCTACTCGGTGGCCAAAGACATTTTGCCGAGCACGGACCGATATACACCCACTCATAAGTTCATTGCCATGCTCCATGAGAAGGGCAAGCTCTTGACCAACTACTCTCAGAACATCGACAACCTCGAAGTCAAGGCCGGTGTTCCCAAGGACAAGCTCATCCAATGCCACGGCTCCTTCGGAACCGCCACATGTGTTCAGTGCGGTTATAAATGCCCGGGAGAGGCCATCTTCCCCGAGATCAAGGCTGACAAGATCCCTCGATGCCCACGCTGCGTCCAGACTCTGCGCACTACTGGCGGTGCGCCTAAGCGTAAGCGGTCTGCAGGCacagagaagaagcgaaGACGGTGGAGCGCCGATAGTTCCGACGAGTCCGAGTATGACATCCCCAGTGCTGGTGTCATGAAGCCCGATATCACCTTCTTCGGCGAGGCTCTTCCCGATGAGTTCTCTCGACGACTCACCGAGCACGATCGCGACAAGGTAGATCTCGTCATCGTTATCGGCACTTCTCTCAAGGTTACGCCTGTATCTGAGATCGTGTCCTGGCTCCCCGCCCATATTCCTCAGATCTACGTATCTCGCCAGGCTGTTAATCACATCAATTTTGACATCGATCTCCTAGGCGATTgcgatgttgttgtctctgAACTATGTCGCCGTCTGCGCTGGCCAATGGTGCATGACATGGTTCCCAAGAATCAAAAGGTCGAAGTCCGTACTGAGCCTGGCTATAAGAGTCGCCACGTTTTCGAGGAGcagaagaccaagaagtGA
- a CDS encoding aminotransferase: protein MMRPLLVRSALRSARMSSLRPLCHAQRFSIKAEAASTIKPLGLDASKLSIEKTGKPKGLSKPEDLVFGREFTDHMLAIEWNQDEGWLEPKITPYQNLSLDPATCVFHYAFECFEGMKAYKDKDGKVRLFRPDKNMARLNKSAARIALPTFEPQALTELISKLAQLDSRFIPDKRGYSLYLRPTMIGTQKTLGVGPPGSALLYVIASPVGPYYPTGFKAVSLEATDYAVRAWPGGVGDKKLGANYAPCIVPQLQAASRGFQQNLWLFGEEEYVTEVGTMNMFVALKNKETGQKELVTAPLDGTILEGVTRDSVLALARERLEPEGWKISERKYTMKELAEAADEGRLLEAFGAGTAAIVSPVRSISWKGKLVDCGLSELEESGEIALKMKEWIEAIQYGDEEHEWSYTI from the exons ATGATGAGACCGTTGCTTGTCCGCTCCGCTTTACGGAGCGCTCGCATGTCGAGCCTGAGACCGCTATGCCATGCGCAACGATTCagcatcaaggctgaggctgccTCTACCATCAAGCCTCTGGGCTTGGATGCATCAAAACTCAGCATCGAGAAGACGGGGAAGCCCAAGGGCCTCAGCAAGCCCGAGGATCTCGTCTTTGGAAGGGAATTCACAG ACCACATGCTTGCGATCGAATGGAATCAAGACGAAGGATGGTTGGAGCCCAAGATCACACCCTACCAGAACCTCTCACTCGACCCCGCGACATGTGTCTTTCACTATGCCTTCGAGTGTTTTGAGGGTATGAAGGCGtacaaggacaaggacgGCAAAGTGCGACTCTTCCGACCTGACAAGAACATGGCGCGACTCAACAAGTCTGCCGCCCGTATTGCGCTCCCGACCTTTGAGCCCCAGGCCCTCACCGAgctcatctccaagctcGCTCAGCTCGACTCCCGCTTTATCCCTGATAAGCGGGGATACTCCCTCTACCTCCGTCCCACCATGATCGGAACTCAAAAGACACTCGGTGTCGGACCTCCCGGATCTGCTCTTCTCTACGTCATTGCCTCGCCCGTCGGTCCTTATTATCCTACTGGCTTCAAGGCTGTCTCGCTCGAGGCCACTGACTACGCTGTTCGTGCCTGGCccggtggtgttggtgacAAGAAGCTGGGCGCCAACTATGCGCCCTGTATCGTTCCCCAGCTCCAGGCCGCCAGCCGTGGCTTCCAGCAGAACCTCTGGCTGTTTGGTGAGGAGGAGTACGTTACTGAGGTCGGCACAATGAACATGTTTGTTGctctcaagaacaaggagacTGGCCAGAAGGAGCTTGTGACAGCTCCCCTTGACGGAACTATCCTCGAGGGAGTCACTCGTGACTCTGTGCTCGCTCTCGCTCGGGAGCGTCTTGAACCTGAGGGCTGGAAAATCAGTGAGCGCAAGTACACGATGAAGGAGCTTGCTGAGGCCGCTGATGAGGGTCGTCTTCTCGAGGCCTTTGGTGCTGGAACTGCAGCTATTGTCAGCCCTGTCCGTTCCATCTCATGGAAGGGTAAGCTCGTTGACTGCGGTCTTTCTGAGCTCGAAGAGTCTGGCGAGATCGCtctcaagatgaaggaatGGATCGAGGCCATTCAGTATGGTGATGAGGAGCATGAATGGAGCTACACTATTTAG
- a CDS encoding ESSS subunit of NADH:ubiquinone oxidoreductase-domain-containing protein — protein sequence MTFIRAAVAPLRAARCIRQPLSSRGFSVSARRQGGGGEHQFDPPTGWLWGVKPGEKPEPEGWEWPTYILLGSLAATAVALAFKPDTTVSTWALEEARRRLEEEGILPDPSKQDKKN from the exons ATGACATTTATCCGCGCTGCTGTCGCGCCCCTGCGCGCCGCACGCTGCATTCGACAACCCCTCTCCTCCAGAGGTTTCTCCGTGTCCGCCCGACGACAAGGAGGCGGCGGCGAGCACCAATTCGATCCTCCTACCGGCTGGCTCTGGGGTGTCAAGCCTGGTGAGAAGCCCGAGCCCGAGGGCTGGGAGTGGCCTACCTATATTCTTCTCGGCAGCCTTGCCGCCACCGCCGTTGCGCTCGCCTTCAAGCCCGATACTAC TGTCTCTACCTGGGCCCTTGAGGAAGCACGAAGGAGGTTAGAGGAGGAGGGAATCCTGCCCGACCCATCCAAGCAGGACAAGAAGAACTAA